In the genome of Bombyx mori chromosome 13, ASM3026992v2, the window TCTGTCGTGGAACAATACCTATAGGTTAGTACATTTTTTCTGGCCACTTGTACGTCACTTATCATtggcttttatttttattccttaaataGGCAGATAAGCGATCTGATAATAATCAGTTACTGTAACCCATAGGCATCACAATGGAACTGTTGTCGTGAGCAATGCGCTAAAGATGTCAATTATCTGGTAAATCCGTAATCGTGTTTTACGACACCCAGATTGGTTCGGGTGAATTCGTTCTGGGTGCCACTGCGCCTTTCCATGCTAGGGCCAAAGGCGAGATATGGTCAATCGTGACAACAACAACTGCACAAAGCTTCAACTGAATTAATTAAACGCCTTAACGCataaaagatgaaaaaaattacagtttgcacaatattcaaatatcaacTAGTAACACCTTAGTCGTCCGCGACCACAAAAATTGTGAAATTTTCGAAACGTTGGGTACAATAAGacggcaataaaaaacgcgaaattataCCGTAAAAGCGGTTTTAATTATGAACAATCAAAGTTTCTAATACATCTTCATTTGATATTCAAATGTTACGGAGATCTTTGTCAAAGTAATAAAGAAGGGCATTGTTTagtaatttaagaaataataatacatttcagTCGACTCGCAAGGTATTCCCCGACATATTGATAGATGGGTAtacgataaaaataatataatttttaatactgattttattgaaagatgaatattatttttagtatgaTATATACTCAGGTCCTTGACCTATTGGATATTTAATAGTATTACGTACTGAGTTTTTTCCTAAAAAACTGATAGAATGAAACATAACTCTTAGAACGTAACATAAAAAATTCTTAAGAAacttaaattaacttttagaacttaaattttttttaatggttaaattataatcatatttaatattacttaTCCATAAAGCATTGTTAAACACTACTCTTAAAAAGAAGTTCAGTTTtgaagcttaaaaaaaaattggagttCTTTTTTCGCCAATTCGTCTCAAGCTTCCCGTATTTTCTAGTATATTCAGTCTTCCGatataattaaatacttttgattacatatattatgtgaAAGTAAATGACATTGACAGCAAGAAGAAACGAAGATAACTCACCTTTAGTGCTCCGACTTTTTCAGAAATTGATTTTAGAACACACGGCAAAATCTTGGGATGTAAAACGAGGCCACGGGACGCGTGCTCGTCAAACCAGACCTATATTATTAATCAAATTTAATACTATCGCAAAGTTCGAAATTGCTCCGTCGAATTAgccatataatattttattacttggaATAAGTCTTCAATGTCCTCTGGCCGTTTGATCTCCGATTTGAATTCCACGTTACCCAAACTTACCCACCAGTCGTAGAATTCCTTTGAGATCTATaagaaaaattacattttaatcaatttatttagtCTCCAAGAGTATtaagagaaataaaataaaaatacgatcAAAATAATTTCCTCATTGTCTATCTGCATGACGTATTATCAGCCTACCATTTTTTTAAGCTATGCGGTCTAAGGGTCCATCAGAATTAATATAAATCCTACGATGTAATAACCAAGAGAGTGAAATTGTTGGACAGTTTAATGAGAATGACATCTAAATGCTAAATAATGTGTCGCAATTGAATGAAATAAGCCGATTCGAATCGATAATCGAAAAAAATGCAAAATCTGATACGTATGTACcatactattaaaaatatgattgtGTAATTGTATAATCTACTTACCTTCTTAGTCAAAATTTCAGCCTTCTTGCTAAATTCATCAGAAGCGGAAACTTCAAATGCTCTTTGTTTATATTTAGAATTCCATTTGATCATGTCAGTTTCCGATTCGTTGCAGTAAAGCATTTCAAAATGAGGATTTTTCTTTCTCCTGTACTGCCCTGGCCTAAAtcataaattcaaaaaaaatacattaagtctaattaaaaaaaaaaactatattaatggATTTATCACTAATCGCTGAACCATTATAGTAAaacataactataatattaacATATATAATCAAATATTACCTACACAATATTGTACTGAATAGAAATCCCTCAAAATCGAGCATAACATTCATAGGACCATTACTTCGCTACGTATTACCTCAAGAGCaaaatgatattaataaaacacatatttatattaaagtaaAGCTACAATCTTCTTGGCGAAAAACATAAtgtacaggaaaataatattttattcgaaTTCCAATTAAATTTACCTCTTAATGCTGGGGTGAACTTCTATGTCGTCTTCAGAGTTCGCTTGTTCATCAAACAGTGTTATTTCCGATTTGTAATTCTTCATTTTGCTTGTTTGCGATCTTATTGTATTCCTTGAATAAACTTTCGAAAATGATATCGATTTTGAGAACGTTTTTGATGCTATGACTGATTTCGAACGTGCTGTTTGTAAGGATTTCATTCGTGAAACCTTTCCTAGTTCAGAACTTGTTAGGGGTGATGAATCGCTCCATTGTTCCGACTGTTCCTCGTGCACCTCGTTTGAGTCTTCTTCAATGAACGAGTCATAGTCAGCCATAGAATACGTGTCGCGAATTtgaatctattaaaaaaatttataataaaaccagCTGACCCGACAAACATCGTAGCGtctcaatcgaaaaataaaacacctaaacttttgtataaaataaacttaaaacaaacaaaaggaatccgtccgacgggggacacatcaaaggaaaaacaaaattgtttgtttttatacaatttcgagcattttcatatttattcaccttttaaaccttctatggacttccacgaataattcaagaccaaaattagccaaatcggtccagccgttctcaagttttagcgagactaacgaacagagcgattcatttttatatatatagattatatatcaattattatatcataacaataatatatcgGCGCAATCCTGTTATATTTAGTCAACTAAGATGGTTAGAGTTAGCTGTGTACTCAATGCTAAAATTGTAGGATAACTGTTATAAGCCCGACGCATTTCAACAATTCggcttctcgcattaaaactgtataatctcaaaacgtACAAACTTTACAGGACAGTggtttaaaggtttaacatgtgatatttttaatattaatcatctttgaaatatatattttttctatttatattattttatattatattatattgcgacattgaagtggcagtgggtaggacacattgctcgcagaacggatggccgttggggccagaaagttcttgagtggcgaccgcgtactggaagacgtagcgtgggtaggcatcccacaaggtgggccgacgacctattgaggttcgcggggatccgctggatgcaggcagcgcaggaccggtctttgtggcgaggcttgggggaggcctatgtccagcagtggacgtccatgggctgataggatttatattatctgtcttataaagtaagataaaattatgtattaatattgttaatagtagtcaaaacataggtaaaccaataaataaaaactaaaactaaactacgctctttgacagtatttattagaaaaataccaAATGGTgatggtgataccaaatgtttacgcatattaactcaatttcgaatgtttttggaaattgtacactttttatACGAAAAGGCGAATTGTTTATGACGGCATCCAAGAAAATTTATGAACAAATGACCCCAATGTTCTGCTACAAATACGAGTGAGTGACTATTGTCCCACAAGACATTCCGTTTTTATCGTTGTaaacttgaaatgtaataattgaaatcattggaaaagtgagtcttaattactgtcactacgGAGGCAATGATAGtgatgaagagaatggcgtCAGCGACGCtaacgtcatcattttaaaaacaccatggaaccagcCTATCCGTCGTATAAATTTACACAtcttattatgtatatatacacaAATCATCATACATTCGTAATCATAACACGTTTAtcagagaaaaagaaaaatattatgaatatagTATATTGTACAGAATAATACCAACGCACCAGAATGCGAGTCTAATTTTTAAATGCTCGGTCTAATTTGTCTTATTTGTGTTGTCACTTATTTCATAAAAcctataaaagaaataaatataataaataaacaattaaattacaTCGTCACCAGAACGCGACTTGTAATACTCTTCGGATGGCACGATCGAAGCGGTTTCAGATTTCGGCTCGTAATGTACCTTTTCCATTGGCAAGTTGAAGATTTTTGAAATTCTCTCGAATATTACTGGACCAACAAGTTGACGTACCACTTCACTTTGAGATTCCCAGAACTatgaaaaaaaggaatttgtGAACCAAATATTAttctattgtattatataaatcGAAAAACATTGTCTTTTTTGAATACGAAGGTAAATAATCTCAaggtgttatttaatttttttattgcttagatgggtgggcgagcttacgccccacttgatgttaagtggctaccggcgcccatagtcatctacaacacagatgccgccacgcaccttgagatataagttctaaggtctcaagtatagttacagcgactgccccacacttcaaaccgaaacgcactactgcttcacggcagaaacaggcagggtggtggtacctagccgcgcagactcacaaaaggtcctaccaccaggaattacgcaaattataattttcgggtttgatttttattacacgatgttattccttcaccgtggaagtcgatcgtgaacatttgttaagtacgtatttcattagaaaaattggtacccgcctgcgggattcgaacaccggtgcatcgcaagatacgaatgcaccgaacgtcttacttatccttt includes:
- the LOC101747079 gene encoding uncharacterized protein LOC101747079; this encodes MPCGKRPLVKAWDKPKKLRVVIPSRYEQNEASVKQHWKNVIKSLELSYKDDQFWESQSEVVRQLVGPVIFERISKIFNLPMEKVHYEPKSETASIVPSEEYYKSRSGDDIQIRDTYSMADYDSFIEEDSNEVHEEQSEQWSDSSPLTSSELGKVSRMKSLQTARSKSVIASKTFSKSISFSKVYSRNTIRSQTSKMKNYKSEITLFDEQANSEDDIEVHPSIKRPGQYRRKKNPHFEMLYCNESETDMIKWNSKYKQRAFEVSASDEFSKKAEILTKKISKEFYDWWVSLGNVEFKSEIKRPEDIEDLFQVWFDEHASRGLVLHPKILPCVLKSISEKVGALKSSCPRVLKKQVAYDIKAETSPAHVMAFGTCLPQKMKHIPPKNNTKAIWRGVKIPEDLRSMAYVWEDIQHLTSTKAFHKWLQQKPNLSMPPFLKSLDASGDKKQLFVVPSDFVVKDKSWDTSANDLALPVSQFSIELKEVLSKLMNH